From the Clostridiales bacterium FE2011 genome, one window contains:
- a CDS encoding alpha/beta hydrolase, with product MKLKRTVRRIETPGGRMKILILRPEKQEKPVPGILWIHGGGYVTGVPAMVFVTAGSLLAKHYGAVLISPDYRRAMKHPYPAALEDCWAALEYLYNNAEELGVDKNRIVVGGESAGGGLAAAVCIYARDKGNVPISFQIPLYPMLDCNDTESSRHSHSHGWGTRRNHWGWHTYLRELYGTDDVPPYASPSRETNYANLPPCYTFVEDGEPFRDETITYVENLKAAGIDAHVDIFHGNIHGFDTMRWTKNAKEARKKLIRAAEKFLK from the coding sequence ATGAAACTGAAACGGACCGTACGCAGGATTGAGACCCCGGGAGGCAGGATGAAGATACTCATCCTGCGGCCGGAAAAGCAGGAGAAGCCGGTGCCGGGGATTCTGTGGATCCACGGCGGCGGATACGTGACGGGCGTGCCGGCCATGGTTTTTGTGACGGCGGGCAGCCTGCTGGCGAAACACTACGGCGCGGTGCTGATTTCCCCGGACTACCGGCGGGCAATGAAGCATCCTTATCCGGCGGCGCTGGAGGACTGCTGGGCGGCACTTGAATATCTGTACAACAACGCGGAGGAGCTGGGTGTGGACAAGAACCGGATCGTGGTCGGCGGGGAAAGCGCCGGCGGCGGCCTGGCCGCGGCGGTCTGCATCTATGCCCGGGATAAGGGAAACGTCCCGATCTCCTTCCAGATTCCGCTTTACCCCATGCTGGACTGTAATGACACGGAGTCTTCCCGGCACAGCCATTCCCACGGCTGGGGAACGCGCCGGAACCACTGGGGATGGCACACCTACCTGCGGGAGCTGTACGGCACGGACGACGTGCCGCCCTATGCCTCGCCTTCACGGGAGACGAACTACGCGAATCTTCCGCCCTGCTATACCTTTGTGGAAGACGGGGAACCCTTCCGGGATGAAACAATCACCTACGTGGAAAACCTGAAGGCCGCCGGCATCGATGCCCACGTGGACATCTTCCACGGAAACATCCACGGGTTTGACACTATGCGGTGGACGAAAAACGCGAAAGAAGCGAGGAAAAAACTGATCCGCGCGGCGGAGAAGTTTTTGAAGTGA
- a CDS encoding amidophosphoribosyltransferase → MHEECGVFGIWSPVKRAVPRDVYLGLYALQHRGQESCGIAVSCDGVFHHLKGDGLVGEVFDRAGLDRLGEGNIAVGHVRYSTTGGKNHNNIQPIVISHMKGNMALAHNGNLVNARSLRSQHELCGGIFHGTADTETIVYTIVSERLKVTATAEAVYRTMQQLQGAYSCTLMTATKLIAFRDPNGFRPLCYGKTADGAWVVSSESCALDAVGAKLIRDIDPGEIIVFGKEGVTSDRRLCGQQRSLCVFEYIYFARPDSIIEGVPVHQSRLRAGHFLAKENPVAADVVIGVPDSGIDAALGYAQESGIPYGVGFLKNKYIGRSFIAPSQDMRETAVRIKLNVIAETVRGKRVVLIDDSIVRGTTSERIVRLLREAGAKEVHMRISSPPFRYPCFFGTDVDSQENLIACRLNNVDEIAKEIGADSLAYLSVDAAHRLAGDTGCTFCDGCFTGQYPIDIPEEQGKSKFEQPIQEE, encoded by the coding sequence ATGCATGAGGAATGCGGCGTATTCGGCATCTGGTCTCCCGTCAAGCGTGCTGTCCCCCGGGATGTGTACCTCGGGCTCTACGCCCTGCAGCACCGGGGACAGGAAAGCTGCGGCATCGCGGTTTCCTGTGACGGCGTCTTCCATCACCTGAAGGGCGACGGCCTGGTGGGTGAGGTCTTCGACCGTGCCGGCCTGGACCGCCTGGGCGAGGGCAATATCGCCGTGGGCCACGTCCGCTATTCCACTACCGGCGGAAAGAACCACAACAACATCCAGCCCATTGTCATCAGCCATATGAAGGGCAACATGGCCCTTGCTCATAACGGCAACCTGGTCAATGCCCGTTCTCTCCGCTCCCAGCATGAGCTCTGCGGCGGCATCTTCCACGGAACCGCCGATACCGAAACCATTGTCTATACCATCGTCTCCGAGCGCCTGAAGGTCACCGCCACGGCGGAAGCCGTCTACCGCACCATGCAGCAGCTTCAGGGTGCCTATTCCTGTACCCTCATGACGGCCACCAAGCTCATCGCCTTCCGGGATCCCAACGGTTTCCGTCCCCTCTGCTACGGCAAGACCGCGGACGGTGCCTGGGTGGTCTCCTCCGAATCCTGCGCCCTGGACGCTGTCGGGGCGAAGCTCATCCGGGATATCGATCCCGGGGAGATCATCGTCTTCGGCAAGGAAGGCGTGACTTCCGACCGCCGTCTCTGCGGGCAGCAGCGCTCCCTCTGCGTTTTTGAGTATATCTATTTTGCCCGGCCCGATTCCATCATCGAGGGCGTGCCGGTTCATCAGTCCCGGCTCCGCGCCGGCCATTTCCTGGCTAAGGAAAATCCGGTGGCCGCGGACGTGGTCATCGGCGTGCCGGACTCCGGCATCGACGCCGCCCTGGGGTATGCGCAGGAAAGCGGCATTCCCTACGGCGTGGGCTTCCTGAAGAACAAGTACATCGGCCGCAGCTTCATTGCCCCCAGCCAGGACATGCGGGAAACCGCCGTCCGCATCAAGCTGAACGTCATCGCGGAAACCGTCCGCGGCAAGCGGGTGGTCCTCATTGACGACTCCATTGTCCGCGGCACCACCAGCGAGCGCATCGTCCGCCTCCTGCGGGAAGCCGGAGCAAAGGAAGTCCATATGCGCATCTCTTCCCCGCCCTTCCGCTATCCCTGTTTCTTCGGCACGGACGTGGATTCACAGGAAAACCTGATCGCCTGCCGCCTGAACAATGTGGACGAGATTGCCAAAGAGATCGGTGCTGATTCCCTGGCCTACCTCTCCGTGGACGCCGCCCACCGCCTCGCCGGGGATACCGGCTGCACCTTCTGCGACGGCTGTTTCACCGGCCAGTATCCCATTGACATTCCCGAGGAGCAGGGCAAAAGCAAATTCGAGCAGCCTATCCAAGAGGAATAA
- a CDS encoding response regulator transcription factor, with protein MGKREAMRMRLLLAEDEEAMAEAVVDYLEYHHYEVDWANNGIDALERARMGAYDVLILDIMMPGMDGLTVLRTLRGEGDVTPVLLLTAKGEIRDKVQGFESGSDDYLTKPFAMEELRVRVDALTRRGGQSYQGEQVTFEDLALDKNGYAIRCGDKTVSLSHREYHLIELFIRNPHIYFSADTLLDRVWGMDADVEYGTVWVHISGLRKKLESLGSRAEIRSKRGVGYALEVIE; from the coding sequence ATGGGGAAAAGGGAGGCGATGCGGATGCGGCTTCTGCTGGCGGAAGACGAGGAGGCTATGGCCGAGGCGGTTGTTGATTATCTTGAATATCACCACTATGAGGTGGACTGGGCGAACAATGGAATCGACGCGCTGGAACGGGCGCGGATGGGCGCTTATGACGTCCTGATCCTGGATATCATGATGCCGGGCATGGACGGGCTGACGGTGCTGCGCACCCTGCGGGGAGAAGGCGACGTCACGCCGGTGCTGCTTTTGACCGCCAAGGGCGAAATCCGGGACAAGGTGCAGGGGTTTGAAAGCGGAAGCGATGACTACCTGACCAAGCCCTTTGCCATGGAGGAACTGCGGGTGCGGGTGGACGCGCTGACCCGGCGCGGAGGACAGAGCTACCAGGGAGAACAGGTTACCTTTGAAGACCTGGCGCTGGACAAGAACGGCTATGCCATCCGCTGCGGGGACAAGACCGTGTCCCTGAGCCACAGGGAATACCACCTGATTGAGCTCTTCATCCGGAACCCGCATATCTATTTCTCTGCGGATACGCTGCTGGACCGGGTCTGGGGCATGGACGCGGACGTGGAATACGGCACGGTGTGGGTGCACATCTCCGGACTGCGGAAGAAGCTGGAGTCCCTGGGATCCCGGGCGGAAATCCGGTCGAAGCGCGGCGTGGGATACGCGCTGGAGGTCATTGAATGA
- a CDS encoding HAMP domain-containing histidine kinase gives MKRYYRSRIMLSAMLSFLIILVLTVGAIWFISYQAMERSTDSFIDSRLEPREENEGEGGRRFMQDAPPAMFGYNPGRRNMPSGFYEITFTPEGELDQINRRGIAEDADISVQEYVMDAVKKNVEKGKVGSYKFGIRRNEDGSGTIILVDNSIQLHMLFDMLKNAGMVGIGIFLLLIIVLFPVSGRMAEIFVRNTEQQRQFITDAGHDLKTPVAIARANLDVLELREGKNKWSDNIRAQVDRMEHLVQDLIMMARLDEEQNEQALDNIELTAMTEEIWHEYQPSLKQKGITGETALEETPPVQGSENLIRRMFCLLMDNAVQYTPEGGTIRLEVKPEKKKNRIVLANSVTSLPTEKPEKLTQRFVRGDSARTQKSGGSGIGLAAVKRIVEKHKGKLVIDYPDEHTFRVSVEI, from the coding sequence ATGAAAAGATATTACCGCAGCCGGATCATGCTCAGCGCCATGCTGTCCTTCCTGATCATCCTGGTGCTGACCGTGGGAGCGATCTGGTTTATCAGCTACCAGGCGATGGAAAGAAGCACGGATTCCTTTATCGACTCCAGGCTGGAGCCCCGGGAGGAAAACGAAGGCGAAGGTGGACGCCGGTTTATGCAGGACGCGCCGCCGGCCATGTTCGGCTACAACCCCGGAAGACGGAACATGCCCTCGGGCTTTTATGAGATTACCTTTACCCCGGAAGGGGAACTGGACCAGATCAACAGGCGCGGCATCGCGGAGGACGCGGACATCAGCGTACAGGAGTACGTGATGGACGCCGTGAAGAAGAACGTCGAGAAGGGCAAGGTCGGATCCTATAAATTCGGCATCCGGCGGAATGAGGACGGATCCGGAACGATTATCCTGGTGGATAATTCCATCCAGCTGCACATGCTCTTTGACATGCTGAAGAACGCGGGCATGGTGGGCATCGGGATCTTCCTGCTGCTGATCATCGTGCTGTTCCCGGTCTCTGGCCGGATGGCGGAAATCTTCGTGCGCAACACGGAGCAGCAGCGGCAGTTTATCACCGACGCGGGGCACGACCTGAAGACACCGGTGGCCATCGCCCGGGCGAACCTGGACGTGCTGGAGCTGCGGGAAGGCAAGAACAAGTGGAGCGATAACATCCGGGCCCAGGTGGACCGGATGGAGCACCTGGTGCAGGACCTGATCATGATGGCCCGGCTGGACGAGGAACAGAACGAACAGGCGCTGGACAATATCGAGCTGACGGCAATGACAGAGGAGATCTGGCACGAATACCAGCCGTCGCTGAAGCAGAAGGGTATCACCGGGGAAACCGCGCTGGAGGAAACACCGCCGGTGCAGGGCTCCGAGAACCTGATCCGGAGGATGTTCTGCCTGCTGATGGATAACGCGGTGCAGTATACGCCGGAAGGCGGAACCATCCGCCTGGAGGTGAAACCGGAGAAGAAAAAGAACCGGATTGTGCTGGCAAATTCCGTGACCAGCCTGCCGACGGAGAAACCGGAAAAACTGACCCAGCGGTTTGTGCGGGGCGACAGCGCCCGCACCCAGAAGAGCGGCGGCTCCGGAATTGGTCTGGCGGCAGTGAAAAGGATCGTGGAAAAGCATAAAGGGAAACTGGTGATTGATTATCCGGATGAACATACGTTCAGGGTGAGCGTGGAGATTTAA
- a CDS encoding carbohydrate ABC transporter substrate-binding protein → MRNLSGKRFILGLMALILCVTACAPAFASTGDRVLFYSSEQNGNDDEKILNLFPYGDGFIIVMQKGKGQDILRYADISAEPETFIWKDSALSEEAEQDMSAMYVNNWFGWNDGIYAIIEKSQFSEDSGYTEFLVRKARLEGDQVILENADLPELDLTSLVKGEDDNQYVQNIMNLFVADDKLVIIQGEEWIETLEAISLRDGYCTEIEPDECGEIVPGPEGTLLMTKAEWNGSDNTATIRISSIDMDGRNEKQLAEIPGCVDGMIMPCYDPEKDTLYFVRNGELCAMPRFDSTRMETVNSCSRAGEAAYMLPGGFILMKTTDSVMIKNTDPAQRGNVTLRIRNDGWGTNVMSETVYDMNNVRGDVSVVLQDIDEVKMDILQAMLTQDASIDIYMLHYDSNEFSTLRSRDYLPDLSGNEKIVANTNRMYPYLQDAMKQNGKIIGVPVYFSGRTIGINKELWKQIGGTEEELPKTWNQFFDWIKTLPKRLEGKDASFIGGTDRAYFRGEILHMLMNQYEVLMERKGEKDYAFANPIMCDLVQQLNDVDFDALRVSDHWHWEEDDTYENPEAMKAPLLQIGTSTLMAGQNEFTPMALRLMEEEEAVLPVEMHVAFLNPFSSHQEEAIEFLALATDNLDFYDAYTAYADMTEPLRDPDYEEIMKIYSDIIEEMIINRDKAKGEEREEIEKTIENLEKNRQEDEQNLWQINSRMIDRYQKWQNLYKVQGYTFFNDLFTADNDEERYEEFEEIFRNMENAKMSPEELLGMLDQKVWMMRVERN, encoded by the coding sequence ATGAGGAACCTGAGCGGCAAAAGGTTTATCCTGGGGCTCATGGCGCTGATTCTGTGCGTGACGGCATGTGCGCCGGCATTCGCGTCCACCGGGGACCGGGTGCTGTTTTACAGTTCTGAACAGAATGGAAATGATGACGAAAAGATCCTGAACCTGTTCCCGTATGGAGATGGGTTCATTATCGTTATGCAGAAGGGAAAAGGGCAGGATATTCTGAGATATGCGGATATCAGCGCGGAACCTGAAACATTTATATGGAAAGACAGTGCTCTTTCAGAAGAAGCAGAACAGGATATGTCTGCCATGTATGTGAATAACTGGTTTGGATGGAATGATGGTATCTATGCAATCATTGAGAAATCGCAATTCAGTGAAGATTCCGGCTATACAGAATTTCTTGTCCGGAAGGCCAGGTTGGAGGGGGATCAGGTTATCCTTGAAAACGCAGATCTGCCCGAGCTGGACCTGACCAGCCTGGTCAAAGGAGAAGACGACAATCAGTATGTGCAGAATATCATGAATCTGTTCGTGGCGGACGACAAACTGGTGATCATCCAGGGCGAAGAATGGATTGAAACGCTGGAAGCGATCAGCCTCCGGGACGGATACTGCACAGAAATAGAACCGGATGAATGCGGTGAAATCGTGCCGGGACCGGAAGGAACCCTGCTGATGACAAAGGCTGAATGGAACGGAAGCGATAATACCGCAACGATCCGGATCAGCAGCATTGATATGGACGGACGGAATGAAAAACAGCTTGCGGAAATCCCCGGATGTGTGGACGGGATGATTATGCCCTGCTATGACCCGGAGAAAGACACGCTGTATTTTGTCCGCAACGGAGAATTGTGTGCGATGCCGCGGTTTGATTCAACTCGGATGGAGACTGTGAACAGTTGCTCCCGTGCAGGTGAAGCAGCATATATGCTGCCGGGCGGCTTTATCCTGATGAAAACTACCGATTCGGTCATGATTAAGAATACCGATCCTGCGCAACGTGGCAACGTTACCCTGAGGATCCGGAATGATGGCTGGGGCACAAACGTAATGTCCGAAACCGTCTATGATATGAACAATGTACGCGGTGACGTTTCTGTGGTATTGCAGGACATCGATGAGGTGAAGATGGACATCCTGCAGGCTATGCTGACGCAGGACGCAAGTATCGATATCTATATGCTTCATTATGACAGCAACGAATTCAGTACGCTGCGTAGCCGGGATTATCTGCCGGATCTAAGTGGGAATGAAAAGATCGTTGCAAATACAAACCGTATGTATCCCTATCTACAGGACGCAATGAAGCAGAATGGAAAAATCATAGGAGTTCCTGTGTATTTCAGCGGAAGAACGATAGGGATTAACAAGGAACTGTGGAAACAGATTGGCGGAACAGAAGAAGAGCTGCCGAAGACCTGGAACCAGTTCTTTGACTGGATTAAGACGCTGCCTAAACGGCTAGAAGGCAAGGATGCCTCGTTTATTGGAGGGACTGACCGGGCATATTTCCGTGGAGAAATCCTGCATATGTTGATGAATCAGTATGAGGTGCTGATGGAACGCAAAGGTGAAAAGGATTATGCATTTGCCAATCCTATAATGTGTGATCTTGTACAGCAATTGAACGATGTAGATTTTGATGCGCTACGTGTTTCAGACCATTGGCATTGGGAAGAAGATGATACTTATGAAAATCCGGAAGCAATGAAAGCCCCGCTTCTGCAGATTGGAACATCCACATTGATGGCCGGCCAGAACGAGTTTACTCCGATGGCACTAAGACTGATGGAAGAAGAGGAAGCGGTGTTGCCGGTGGAAATGCACGTTGCGTTTTTAAATCCCTTCTCCAGCCATCAGGAAGAGGCAATTGAGTTCCTGGCATTGGCTACGGACAACCTGGATTTTTATGATGCGTATACTGCTTATGCCGATATGACAGAGCCGCTTCGTGATCCTGATTATGAGGAAATCATGAAAATATATAGCGACATAATTGAAGAAATGATCATTAACAGAGATAAGGCCAAAGGAGAAGAAAGGGAAGAGATAGAGAAGACGATTGAAAACCTGGAGAAAAACCGGCAAGAGGATGAACAAAATTTATGGCAAATCAACTCACGGATGATTGATCGTTATCAAAAGTGGCAGAACTTGTATAAGGTCCAGGGATATACTTTTTTCAATGATTTGTTTACAGCAGATAATGATGAGGAGAGATACGAGGAATTTGAGGAAATATTCCGTAATATGGAAAACGCAAAGATGAGTCCGGAAGAACTGCTGGGAATGCTGGACCAGAAGGTATGGATGATGAGGGTGGAAAGGAACTAA
- a CDS encoding extracellular solute-binding protein, whose protein sequence is MRRLTGKRFILGLMAVILCVTACVPAFASTGDRILMHQSTVDGYGLKDVESVLPCGNGLYMIVREDHVTTIERYADIHGEPEKFELESKNLDVAEDEEDVTTNTFVSEWFVRGEELYALSESVTMSGDESKTELLVQHAKLENGQVILEESDLPELDLSSLIVEDDDYAYMKGIDKLFTMKDKLILTAYGDAGRELLLIDLQDGTCTEMELGDDFNEITPGPEGSVLITRYEWDDDSNITIKVNRLDLADQSETELTMFTGMSFPRISPTYSTEKDTLYYFKDGELWAVPQFDMTRTEAVNDCPDNGYGMFLLPNGYVVIWTSDTVMAKNTDPAQRGSVTLRVTDNSWSSATNEAVYTMNDTRGDISVVLKSDWRRKSEILQEMLNRDSSTDVYLLEYDSNEFSAMRSRDYLPDLSSNEKIAASTNRLYPYLQEAVKQNGKIIGVPVSFGGETLGIHMDMWKGIGGTEEELPKTWNQFFDWLETLPERLEGTEVFVAPMSDRVCFRADILELLLNQYEIRMEKKGETDYAFANPELCELVRRLNNLDYDALQIAEARDEEEEEDEEYLYDGYDRDPLLDTYTSSVVNGDADYVPLALSFSEDEEPVLPVRICIAFMNPFTEHPQEAMEFLACVAESIDAYAASAAFTDKTEPKRSPYYEGDIKNYQETLDALKKQLSEAEEDERASLEERIKDTEESIELNERYSWLISPEQMERYQKWQNYFKVRGYSFINELFGNSSNEEEEEDDYEKLFYSKESASMSPEELLGMLDQKVRMIRMERN, encoded by the coding sequence ATGAGGAGACTGACTGGCAAAAGGTTTATCCTGGGGCTGATGGCCGTGATTCTGTGCGTGACGGCGTGTGTGCCGGCGTTTGCGTCAACGGGGGATCGGATTCTGATGCATCAATCCACTGTAGATGGATATGGGCTGAAGGATGTGGAGAGTGTGCTGCCCTGCGGGAACGGCCTATATATGATTGTCCGCGAAGACCATGTAACGACGATTGAACGCTATGCGGACATCCATGGGGAACCGGAAAAGTTTGAGCTGGAAAGCAAGAACCTGGACGTGGCGGAAGACGAAGAGGACGTCACGACCAATACTTTTGTCAGCGAATGGTTTGTCCGGGGCGAAGAGCTCTATGCGCTGTCCGAGTCTGTTACGATGAGCGGGGATGAAAGCAAAACAGAGCTGCTGGTCCAGCATGCGAAACTGGAAAACGGACAGGTGATCCTGGAGGAAAGCGACCTGCCGGAGCTGGATTTGTCCAGCCTGATCGTGGAAGACGATGATTATGCATACATGAAGGGCATCGACAAATTATTCACTATGAAAGATAAGCTGATCCTGACCGCATATGGAGATGCCGGGAGGGAACTGCTGCTGATCGATCTGCAGGACGGGACCTGCACGGAAATGGAACTGGGTGACGACTTCAACGAGATCACTCCCGGGCCGGAGGGAAGCGTTCTGATTACCCGGTATGAATGGGATGATGATTCAAACATAACGATCAAGGTCAACCGCCTGGATCTGGCAGACCAGAGTGAAACGGAGCTTACCATGTTTACCGGTATGAGTTTCCCCCGGATCAGCCCGACCTACAGCACGGAAAAGGATACCCTGTATTACTTCAAAGACGGCGAACTGTGGGCGGTGCCCCAGTTTGACATGACGCGGACGGAAGCTGTGAATGACTGCCCGGACAACGGCTACGGTATGTTCCTGCTGCCGAACGGTTATGTGGTGATATGGACTTCCGATACAGTCATGGCCAAGAATACCGACCCGGCCCAGCGCGGCAGCGTTACGCTGCGGGTTACGGATAACTCCTGGAGTTCGGCAACTAACGAAGCGGTTTATACGATGAACGATACACGGGGGGACATCTCCGTGGTCCTGAAGTCGGACTGGAGAAGGAAATCGGAAATCCTGCAGGAGATGCTGAACCGGGACAGCAGCACGGATGTGTATCTGCTTGAGTACGACAGCAATGAGTTCAGCGCGATGCGCAGCCGGGATTACCTGCCGGACCTGAGCTCCAATGAGAAGATTGCGGCGAGCACCAACCGCCTGTATCCTTACCTGCAGGAGGCGGTGAAACAGAATGGGAAGATCATCGGCGTTCCGGTGAGCTTTGGCGGAGAGACGCTCGGCATCCATATGGATATGTGGAAAGGAATCGGCGGAACCGAGGAGGAACTGCCGAAGACCTGGAACCAGTTCTTTGACTGGCTGGAGACGCTGCCGGAACGGCTGGAAGGTACGGAGGTTTTCGTGGCACCGATGTCTGACCGGGTTTGCTTCCGGGCGGACATCCTGGAGCTGCTGCTGAACCAGTATGAGATCCGGATGGAGAAAAAGGGAGAAACCGACTATGCCTTTGCTAACCCTGAACTGTGCGAACTGGTCCGGCGACTGAACAACCTGGATTATGACGCTCTGCAGATTGCGGAGGCACGGGACGAGGAAGAAGAGGAAGATGAGGAATACCTCTATGACGGTTATGACCGTGATCCGCTGCTGGATACCTATACTTCCTCTGTTGTGAACGGCGACGCGGATTACGTTCCGCTGGCCCTGAGCTTCTCGGAGGATGAAGAACCGGTTCTGCCGGTCCGGATCTGCATTGCGTTCATGAATCCTTTTACCGAGCATCCCCAGGAAGCGATGGAATTCCTGGCCTGCGTGGCGGAAAGCATTGATGCCTATGCGGCATCCGCGGCTTTTACCGATAAAACGGAACCCAAACGCAGCCCCTATTATGAAGGCGATATAAAGAATTACCAGGAGACGCTTGACGCGTTGAAAAAACAGCTGAGCGAAGCAGAAGAGGATGAGCGGGCGTCCCTGGAAGAAAGAATCAAGGACACGGAAGAAAGCATAGAGCTCAATGAACGCTACAGTTGGCTGATCAGTCCGGAACAGATGGAACGCTACCAGAAGTGGCAGAATTACTTTAAGGTCAGAGGATACAGCTTCATCAATGAGCTGTTTGGCAATAGCAGCAATGAAGAGGAAGAGGAAGACGACTACGAGAAGCTGTTCTACAGCAAGGAAAGCGCCAGCATGAGTCCGGAAGAACTGCTGGGCATGCTGGACCAGAAGGTACGGATGATCAGGATGGAAAGGAACTGA
- a CDS encoding leucine-rich repeat domain-containing protein: protein MSKRICMLCVGVMLIILMLLAGSAVLAEDAATPTDLEPAGEIGEPIPVHEPEFEIKDGVLIKCNSEAFSVKVPDGVRVIGPNAFKGNEKIQSVVLPDSVEVISANAFADCKKLKLVVLNDETKLKEIGSKAFLNCKKLNLQFIPEGCTVAADAFEGVDAAVTPTPTPTPTPTPTPAPTDEGNTPAPATPTPTPTPTPTPTPTPEVTPDHKPPEPETETPPPEETGEPEEPGGGGGGGGFRGGSGGPRIPHSKNKEPIGPDYDLLDLKELEKKQDDVMNQLTLGRETLALALNRAADSETGEGFTVTGMDWQKEEGNEQIDTLILTAANPEEGKQNVWSMNGEVLRKMNKSGIEHLVLRSGDQIAVMETEGFLAGWSYDEMRSRGTANRRFEYEIGIGGDAPAVWQVQVEGKTYELTTDEHAGIFMTGVYSGPAGALDEPYDQLFATK from the coding sequence ATGAGTAAACGCATATGCATGCTGTGTGTCGGGGTGATGCTCATCATCCTGATGCTGCTGGCCGGAAGCGCCGTGCTGGCGGAGGACGCGGCAACGCCTACGGATCTTGAGCCGGCGGGAGAAATCGGTGAGCCGATTCCCGTCCATGAGCCGGAATTCGAGATCAAGGACGGCGTGCTGATCAAATGCAACAGCGAGGCATTCAGCGTAAAAGTTCCGGACGGCGTGCGGGTCATCGGCCCCAACGCCTTTAAAGGAAACGAGAAGATACAGAGCGTGGTTCTGCCGGACTCCGTGGAAGTCATCAGCGCGAACGCTTTTGCGGACTGTAAAAAGCTGAAGCTGGTGGTGCTGAATGACGAGACAAAGCTGAAGGAAATCGGAAGCAAGGCCTTCCTGAACTGTAAAAAGCTGAATCTGCAATTCATTCCGGAAGGCTGCACCGTGGCGGCGGACGCCTTTGAAGGCGTGGACGCCGCGGTCACCCCGACACCGACGCCGACTCCGACGCCGACACCAACCCCGGCACCCACGGATGAAGGAAACACCCCCGCACCCGCGACGCCCACGCCCACTCCGACGCCCACGCCGACTCCGACGCCCACGCCTGAAGTGACGCCGGACCATAAACCCCCGGAACCGGAAACGGAGACACCGCCTCCGGAAGAAACGGGAGAGCCGGAAGAACCGGGCGGAGGCGGCGGTGGCGGAGGCTTCCGCGGCGGCTCCGGCGGACCGAGGATTCCCCACAGCAAGAACAAGGAACCCATCGGACCGGACTACGACCTGCTGGACCTGAAGGAACTGGAAAAGAAGCAGGATGACGTGATGAACCAGCTGACGCTGGGCAGGGAAACCCTGGCACTGGCCCTGAACCGGGCAGCAGACAGTGAAACCGGCGAAGGCTTCACGGTTACCGGAATGGACTGGCAGAAGGAAGAGGGAAACGAGCAGATCGACACCCTGATCCTGACGGCGGCCAATCCGGAGGAAGGCAAACAGAACGTCTGGAGCATGAACGGTGAAGTGCTCCGGAAGATGAACAAGAGCGGCATCGAACACCTGGTGCTCCGCAGCGGAGACCAGATTGCCGTAATGGAAACGGAAGGCTTCCTCGCCGGCTGGAGCTATGACGAGATGAGAAGCCGCGGAACCGCGAACCGGCGGTTCGAATACGAAATCGGAATCGGCGGAGACGCCCCGGCCGTCTGGCAGGTACAGGTTGAAGGAAAGACCTACGAGCTGACCACGGACGAGCACGCAGGAATCTTTATGACGGGCGTATACAGCGGCCCGGCGGGCGCGCTGGATGAACCATATGACCAACTGTTTGCCACAAAGTGA